A single genomic interval of Capricornis sumatraensis isolate serow.1 unplaced genomic scaffold, serow.2 scaffold52, whole genome shotgun sequence harbors:
- the LOC138072483 gene encoding melanoma-associated antigen B2-like, giving the protein MPCGQKSKHRAREKHRQARAETQGLHDQATTSGGEETTSSSPPDSESGPSSSSAAGTSKGPQGAQGTTSAAAGAIRKRSGVGRAARSRSGVGRAARSRSGVGAEGQVQEGENSSQASAAAESSHTDLLTWKAEMLVQYMLCKYKMRALIKRSEMLKAVTRRYREQFPEILSRASEHMELVFGLVLKEVRPNSHCYTLVSNLDLSDSESMRGDWGLPKNGLLMPLLGVIYLNGNHAPEEKIWKFLNMLGIYDGRSHFIFGEPRKLITEDLVREGYLEYCQVPGSDPPRYEFLWGPKLLTETSKMKVLQFLAKVKDSGHTAFLPQYEEAWREEVESTGDRGAARSGPSASLRPGTAASAAAGPSASARPGTAPSAGAGPSASARPGTAASASASPSASTKPGIAASAAAGPSASTTARLRAASSRSSRP; this is encoded by the exons ATGCCTTGTGGGCAGAAGAGTAAGCACCGTGCTCGTGAGAAACATCGCCAGGCCCGAGCTGAGACCCAGGGTCTTCATGATCAGGCTACCACATCTGGGGGAGAAGagaccacctcctcctcccctcctgattCAGAGAGCGGTCCCTCAAGCTCGTCTGCTGCTGGCACCTCCAAGGGGCCTCAGGGAGCCCAAGGCACCACCAGTGCTGCTGCAGGTGCTATACGCAAAAGATCTGGTGTCGGGCGCGCAGCACGCTCGAGATCTGGTGTCGGGCGCGCAGCACGCTCGAGATCTGGTGTAGGTGCTGAGGGCCAAGTTCAGGAAGGGGAAAATTCCTCCCAGGCCTCAGCTGCTGCTGAGAGCTCTCATACAGATCTTCTGACCTGGAAGGCAGAGATGTTGGTGCAGTACATGCTGTGTAAGTATAAGATGAGGGCGCTCATTAAGAGGTCTGAAATGCTGAAGGCAGTCACTAGAAGGTACAGGGAGCAATTCCCTGAGATCCTTAGCAGGGCCTCTGAGCACATGGAGCTGGTGTTTGGCCTGGTGCTGAAGGAAGTCAGGCCCAACAGTCACTGCTATACCCTGGTGAGCAACCTAGATCTCAGCGACAGTGAGTCTATGAGAGGTGACTGGGGGCTGCCGAAGAATGGTCTTCTGATGCCTCTGCTGGGTGTCATCTACCTGAATGGCAACCACGCCCCTGAggagaagatctggaagttcctgaATATGCTGGGCATCTATGATGGGAGAAGTCACTTCATCTTTGGAGAGCCCAGGAAACTCATCACAGAAGATCTGGTGCGGGAAGGGTATCTGGAGTACTGCCAGGTGCCCGGCAGTGATCCCCctcgctatgagttcctgtggggtcctaAATTGCTCACAGAAACCAGCAAGATGAAAGTCCTGCAGTTTTTGGCCAAGGTCAAGGATTCGGGTCATACTGCCTTCCTGCCACAGTATGAGGAGGCTTGGAGAGAGGAGGTAGAGAGCACCGGAGACAGAGGGGCAGCCAGGTCTGGCCCTTCTGCCTCACTCAGGCCTGGCACTGCTGCCTCAGccgctgctggcccttctgcttcaGCCAGGCCTGGCACTGCACCCTCAGCCGgtgctggcccttctgcttcaGCCCGGCCTGGCACTGCTGCCTCAGCCAGCGCTAGCCCTTCTGCTTCGACCAAGCCtggcattgctgcctcagccgctgctggcccttctgcttc GACCACTGCGCGCCTCAGGGCCGCATCCAGCCGCTCATCTCGCCCCTAG
- the LOC138072478 gene encoding melanoma-associated antigen B2-like produces MPRGQKSKHRAREKHRQARAETQGLHDQATTSGAEETTSSSPPDSESGPSSSSAAGTSKGPQGAQGTTSAAAARSRSGIGAEGQVQEGENSSQASAAAESSPTDLLTWKAEMLVQYMLCKYTMRALIKRSEMLKAVTRRYREQFPEILSRASERMELVFGLVLKEVRPNSHCYTLVSNLDLSDSESMRGDWGLPKNGLLMPLLGVIYLNGNHAPEEKIWKFLNMLGIYDGRSHFIFGEPRKLITEDLVQEGYLEYRQVPSSDPPRYEFLWGPKLLTETSKMKVLQFLAKVKDSGHTAFLPQYEEAWREEPGLAVLPQPLLALLLRPSLALLPQPLLALLLRPSLALLPQPLLALLLQPGLAVLPQPLLLLLALLLRPSLALLLQPLLALLLQPGLAVLPQPLLALLLRPSLALLPQPLLALLLQPGLALHPQLLLGLQLWPLRAPGPNPAAHLAPSVV; encoded by the exons ATGCCTCGTGGGCAGAAGAGTAAGCACCGTGCTCGTGAGAAACATCGCCAGGCCCGAGCTGAGACCCAGGGTCTTCATGATCAGGCTACCACATCTGGGGCAGAAGAGACCACCTCCTCCTCGCCTCCTGATTCAGAGAGCGGTCCCTCAAGCTCGTCTGCTGCTGGCACCTCCAAGGGGCCTCAGGGAGCCCAAGGCACCACCAGTGCTGCTGCGG CACGCTCGAGATCTGGTATAGGTGCTGAGGGCCAAGTTCAGGAAGGGGAAAATTCCTCCCAGGCCTCAGCTGCTGCTGAGAGCTCTCCTACAGATCTTCTGACCTGGAAGGCAGAGATGTTGGTGCAGTACATGCTGTGTAAGTATACGATGAGGGCGCTCATTAAGAGGTCTGAAATGCTGAAGGCAGTCACTAGAAGGTACAGGGAGCAATTCCCTGAGATCCTTAGCCGGGCCTCTGAGCGCATGGAGCTGGTGTTTGGCCTGGTGCTGAAGGAAGTCAGGCCCAACAGTCACTGCTATACCCTGGTGAGCAACCTAGATCTCAGCGACAGTGAGTCTATGAGAGGTGACTGGGGGCTGCCGAAGAATGGTCTTCTGATGCCTCTGCTGGGTGTCATCTACCTGAATGGCAACCACGCCCCTGAggagaagatctggaagttcctgaATATGCTGGGCATCTATGATGGGAGAAGTCACTTCATCTTTGGAGAGCCCAGGAAGCTCATCACAGAAGATCTGGTGCAGGAAGGGTATCTGGAGTACCGCCAGGTGCCCAGCAGTGATCCCCctcgctatgagttcctgtggggtcctaAATTGCTCACAGAAACCAGCAAGATGAAAGTCCTGCAGTTTTTGGCCAAGGTCAAGGATTCCGGTCATACAGCCTTCCTGCCACAGTATGAGGAGGCTTGGAGAGAGGAG CCAGGCCTGGCAGTGCTGCCTCAGccgctgctggcccttctgcttcgaccaagcctggcattgctgcctcagccgctGCTTGCCCTTCTGCTTCGACCAAGCCtggcattgctgcctcagccgctgctggcccttctgcttcaGCCAGGCCTGGCAGTGCTGCCTCAGccgctgctg ctgctgctggcccttctgcttcgaccaagcctggcattgctgcttcagccgctgctggcccttctgcttcaGCCAGGCCTGGCAGTGCTGCCTCAGccgctgctggcccttctgcttcgaccaagcctggcattgctgcctcagccgctTCTGGCCCTTCTGCTTCAGCCTGGCCTGGCACTGCACCCTCAGCTGCTGCTGGGCCTTCAGCTTTGGCCACTGCGCGCCCCAGGGCCAAATCCAGCCGCTCATCTCGCCCCTAGTGTGGTCTGA